ATGTACACGACCGTCGCGACGAAGTACGCCGCGACTTCGACGCGGAGGAGGATCCCCCAGAGGGTCGCCTGGCCGAGGACCTCGCCGCCGCGCATCACGAGCACGAGCGCGATCGCATTGAGCGCGCTCATGATCACGAGGGCGAACCGCGCCTTCTTGTCGGCGAGGTCGAGGAAGTCGGTCTCCATCTTGAGCATCGCGTGCAGCACGCGGAAACGGAGCTCCGGTTCCATCGGGCCCGCCGTCTCCTCGGCGCGCTGCAGGGCGCGTTCCCGCCGACGCAGGGCCTTCGCCTCTGTGGTCTCGTCGGGGTAGTAGGGGATCGCGGACATGCGGGGCTCGAGTCGGTCGCGAGCGGTACATCCGCCCGACGATTGAGTATCGACCGCCGGGCCGACGCGCTTGAATCGCTCAGCGGTACCCGGCGGCCTGCAACTCGAAGAGCCGCGCATACCGGCCCCGGGCCGCGAGCAGCTCCTCGTGGGTCCCGAGTTCCTGCACCCGACCGTCGTCGATCACCGCGATGCGGTCGGCGATGCGCACGGTCGAGAAGCGGTGGGAGATGACGATGCCGATGCGTCCCTTGAGGTTCGCCTTGAGCTCCTCGAAGACCGCCGCCTCGGCCTCGGGGTCGAGCGCGCTCGTGGGCTCGTCGAGGATCCACACGTCGGCGTCCCGGTACATGATGCGCGCGAGGGCGAGGCGCTGCCACTCGCCGCCGCTCAGGTCATGCCCGCCCTCGAAGAGCCGCCCGGTCCGCGAGTCGAGGCCGGACGGCAACTTGCTCACCAGTCCCTCCGCGCGCGCATCGCGGAGCGCCTTCTGCACGCGCGCGTCATCCTCGACGGCACCGGGGCGGCCCATCCGCACGTTCTCGCGCACGGTGAGTTCGTAGGTCGCGAAGTCCTGGAAGAGCACGCCGATCCGCTCTCGCAGCACCTCGGGAGCGACATCGCGCAGGTCGACACCGCCGAGGTGGATGCTGCCGCGGTCGGGATCGTAGAAGCGCAGCAGCAGCTTGACGAAGGTGCTCTTCCCCGCGCCGTTCTCGCCGACGAGGGCGAGGAGCTCGCCGTTGCGGATGGTCAGGCTGAAGCCATCGACGGCCGGCGCGTGGCCGCCGGGATACTGGAACGTCACCTCGCGGAATTCGATGCCCTGCTCGAGGCGCGCGGGGATCGGCTTGGGATCGGCGGGGGTGGGGACGAGCGGCTCGATCGCGAGGAACGAGAAGTAGTCGTCGAGGAAGGTGGTGTGCTGGTCGACGGCGACGAAGGTGGAGGAGATGGAGCCGAGCGTGCCCGACACGGCACCGAACGCACCGATGACGAGGACGATGCCACCGGCGTCGATCTGGCCGTGCACGCCGCGCCAGGCGACGAAGGCGTAGGCGAGCGCGAGGCTCGTGCCGGTCACGAGTCCCGTGATCATCGACGTGTTGGCGCCGGCGCGGTACATGGCGCTGCGCTTCTGCAGCAGCTCCTCGGACAGCCTGCGGTGCCGGCCGAGCAGGTGGTCGGAGAGGACGTAGGCCCGCATCTCCTTCGTGCTCTTGGCCTCGACGAGCAGGTTGCCGAGGTACTCGCGTTCGCGTTCCTCCGGCGTCTCCTGGTAGAAGTACTCGTACATCCGCACGGTGTTGCGCCGCTCGAGGAAGAGGGAGAGCACCGCCGCGACGAGGGCGAGGAGGACGAGGGTCCAGTTGAGGCTCGCGAGGATGCCCGCCATCAGCAGGATGGTGACGATGTTGCCGGAGAGCCCGAGCACCGACCAGGTGAGGTCGCCGGGGCGCCACGAGACGTCGCGCTTGGCGCGCGCCAGGCGGTCGTGCCAGTCGGAGTTGTCGAAGTGGCCGACGTCGATGGTCGACGCCTTCCGGAGCAGTCGGCGCTCCGCCTCGAGCTGGACGCGGCGCACGAAGAGGTCGCGTCCGTAGCCCTGGTAGGCGCCGATGGCGCGTTGCACGGCGCTGACCGTCCAGAGGCCGATGATGATCGGCACGACATCGCCGAACGTGACCGCGGCGGCCGAGCCACCGGCGATGCGGCTCACGAGCATGGATCCCAGCAGCACCGTGACCGGCTGCACCGTGGCGCTCACCATCCCGAGGACGGTGAACTTGATGAGCTCGCGCGGCCCGGCACCCCACGCGAGCTCGAGTCCCTTGCGGAGGTTCCGTCGCACGCGCTGGAGGCGGCTGCGGAAGTCCGGCGGCAGGGTCGATGCGCGGGATCCCGCAGCGGCGGGCGCGGCGGTGGGGGCAGCGGCGGTCACGAGGGCGGGGCGGGGGAAGGGCGGCTGGGCGGGAATCTACGGGTGGCTTCACCGGGCCGCTCGCGGCATCTTCCAGCACCCTGACCATCCCGATGACCGACGCCCTGCTCCCGCCCGACCCGCTCGACGACAAGGACGCGAAGAAGCGCGAGAAGGACGCGCGGCGGCTCGAGGCCGAGCGTGGCCTGCTCGAGCCGGCGTTCCGCTACCGGGCGATGCAGAACGCGGTGGAGATGACGCAGGATCTCATCGAGCTCGCCGACCGGAAGGCCCGGTTCGCGCTCGTGATCATCAGCGTGCTCAACGCGGTCGCGCTGGTCGTGGTGGTGCGCGGCGGCGAGGCGGTGCTGCCCCGCGACGGCGTCTGGGGCGCGGCGATCACGGCGGAGGTGGTGATCTACGTCGCGGTGACGGTGTGGTACATCTTCCAGGCGATCGAGGCGCTGCGGCCCCGCGGGGCCGCGCCGACGGACGTGCTGCCGACCGTGGTGCAGCCGGGGGCGTCGATGCGGATGCTGTTCCACGGCGACATCGTGCGCCGGCCGCGCGCGGAGTACCGGCGCGTGTGGGACGAGTTGCGAATGGACAACCTGACGACCGAGCTCGCCGACCAGCTGCACATCCTCTCGGGGATCAACCAGAACAAGTACGCGGCACTCGCGCGGCTGTACCGGGGCGTCAGCGTGATGACCGGGTTGCTGACGGTGACGCTGGTGTCGATCGCGGCGTACCACCTGGTGCGATGAGCCGGGCCCCTGGCTGGGCGGTGGCGATGCGCCGCCTCACGACGCATCTCTCGGAGGACTTCCTCGGCGGCCCGCGTCCCTGGACGCTCGCGTGGGTGATCAACGCGCAGAAGGCCGGGACGTTCGCGTTCGTGGGCCTCTGCATGTGGTGGTACGACAACACCAGCGCAGCGGCGTGGACCTATCTCGCGCTGCACGGGTCGTACGGGCTCGTGTGGCTGCTGAAGGACGTCGCCTTCCCCGATCCGCGCTGGCGCACGCGCGTGACGATCGGCGGCGGGCTGATGTCGTTCCTGCTGGTGCTCGGCCCCTACTGGCTGATCGCCTGGCTGCTCATCGCCGGCGTCTCGGTGCCGCGGTACCCGTTGCCCGACGCGGCCTGGTTCGCGCTCTGCACGACGCTCTGCGTGCTCGGTTGCGTGACGATGATCGCCGCGGATGCGCAGAAGTACTTCACGTTGCGCGCGCGGCCGGGGCTGATCGTCGACGGGATGCACCGATACGTGCGGCATCCCAACTATCTCGGGGAGATGATGGTCTACGGCAGCTTCGCGCTGCTCGTGTGGCACTGGCTGCCGGTGGTGATCCTGGCGTGGGTGTGGGTGGGCGTCTTCAGCGTGAACATGATCATGAAGGAAGCGAGTCTCTCACGGTTCCCCGAGTGGACGGCGTACCGTGCCCGCACGCGCTGGGTCGTCCCGTTCCTCCTCTCGCTCGCGCTCCTCCCCGTCGCGTGCACGGACCCGTCCGGTCCGCAGTCGCCGAGCGACGTCGTGTCGGTGGTGATCGACTCGACATCGCTCCCGCTCGTCAAGCAGGTGACCGTCGTCATGCGCACGCCCGCAGCGCTCCGCGTGACCTGGGGCGCGCCGGGCACGCCGGTGCTCACGCGCACCGCCGACTCGAGCGCGTACATCCATCGCCTGCTGCTGCCCCGCCTGCGACCGGAGAGGGCGTACGTCGTGGAGGCGAAGGCCCTCACCGGGACGGGCGCGGTCCGCACCGCCGGCTTCACGACGGACACGCTGCCGACCGTGATCCGCTCGATCGCGATCAATCAGACGGGCACCCCGAGCCTGCCCGTGGCACTGATCGAGGTGGTGGGGGCGACGCAGTTCGCCGGGCTGCTGATGATCGAGGAGGGGCAGGTCGTGGGCTGGCTGCCGACCGTCGGGTCGCTCTTCGGCGCGACGCGGCGTGCGAACGGGAACATCGTCACGCTCGAGGCGGCTTCGGGCCTTGTCGAGCGCACGCTCGGCGGGACGACGGTGCACACGCTGCCGCAGCCGACCCCGGCGGTGCCGCGTCCCTACGGGACGATCCACCATGACGTGATCCCGACGCCGGCGAATACGCTCTTCTTCATCGCGATGGAGACGCGCTTCGTCGCCCCCGACTCGGTGGTGGGGGAGTCGATCTGGGAGTGGTCGCCGGAAACGGGGACCGTGACCAAGCGATGGAGCGCGTTCGACTTCCTCGACTGGAGCACGCTGCGCGGCGCGCGGTCGGTCCCGGGCAACTGGCTGCACGGTAACGGCCTCAGCATCGGGCCGCGCAACAACGTGGTGATGTCGCTGCGCAACGCCGATCAGGTGATCTCGATCGCCGCGGACTTCCAATCACTCGAGTGGCGTCTGGGCGGGAATGTCGGGTCGCTCGGTCTCGCACCAGAGGATCGGCCGCTCGGGCAACACTACGTGTCGGAGCCGACGAACGGGCGCGTGCTCGTGTTCGACAACGGCTACGAGCGCGCCGGCGTGCGCTACTCGCGGGCGATCGAGTACCAGCTCGACCTCGCCAACGACACGGCGACGAAGGTCTGGGAGTACCGGCACGTGCCGGAGATCTATGCGGCGCTGGTGGGCTCGGCGCGACGGCTGCCCAACGGCAACACGGCGGTGCTGTTCGGGATGTTCGCCGGGCACAACGGGTCGACGGGGCCGATCACGGCGGTCGAAGTGACGCCGTCCGGCGTTCCGGTATGGCGACTCACGTTCGGGAACCAGCTGACACGGTTGTATCGCGTGACGCCGGTGGCGTCGCTGTTGGGAGAGGAGGTCGGGGCGTTCGATCGGCCATAGCATCGCAGTGGATGCGCGGCACGCGGGGGCGCGGCACCTGGTGCCGCGCCCCCGCGCGTTCAATACGATCCGCGAGCGTGTTACGGCGTGACCGGACCGCACCAGCCCGTCGCGCAGACGGCGACGGCGCCGTGGAGGAAGAGGTTGTCGGTGCGGAGGTTGGCGAGCGGGAAGTTCGACCCGGGTCCGTTGGTGCCGACGCGGAAGAACCGATGGTCCGCCGCCGCGTACGCGAACTGGGCCGCGCCGAGGCGCGCCGCGGTGTTGCGCGTGGGGACGTACTGGAAGAAGTCGTTCTCGGTCGCGACGAGCACGCCCGCGCCATCATAGATGCGGATCTGCAGGCTGTACGTGGCGGCGAGATAGGTCACATGCCACTCCAGGCGATACGTACGGTTCTTCGCGAGCCGCAGGTCGGAGGCGACGTAACGCCAGCCGCTTGCGATGTCACGGAACGCGGGGAACCACGTGCCGTCGTTGCGCGGGAGGCGGTACATGTTGAGCCCGCGTCCGCCGCCGGAGGTCGAGGGGGACGTCTCGACGCCGTGTTCGATGCTGCTCTCGGACGCCGAGCCGTGATCGTCGCCGTACGCGACCTGCAGGTAGTAGCGGAAGTACCGATGGCTGTTGGCGGTCGGTGCGCCGAGGTCGGCGACGAGCTGGTGGGTCTGGATGCCCGTCCCGCTCTGCACGCCGACCCGGTACACGTTGCTGCCGGCCGGCCACTGCTGCAGGCCGAGCGCGGCCGCGGTCGTGACGGTGGTGTTGGTGTTGCTGGAGCAGCAGACGAAGCCCCAAGGGGTCGGACTGCCGGTGTCGAGGAAGGCGCTCTGCGTCGCCCCCGTCGCCGTCCCCCAGCGCGATGCGAAGTTCGCGGCACTCACGCCCGGTGGTGCGGGCGGCGCGGGCACGGTGATCGCCGCCGTCGCCGATCGCCCTTCACTCGAGGCCGACACGGTCGCGGTACCGGTCGCGATGCCCGTGACGGTGCCACTCGCACTCACGGTCGCCACGGCGTTGTTGGTGCTTGTCCACGTGACGGTGCGCCCGGTCAGCACGGTGCTGGCACTGTCGCGGAGCGTCGCGGCGAGCTGTTGCGTCGCGCCGATCGCCACGGTCGCGCTCGCGGGCGTGAGCGTGATGCTCGCGACGGGCGCCGGCGTTGGCGTCGGCGTCGGGGTGGGAGTGGGTGTCGGGGCGGGGAGCGGCGCGAGGAGGCTGAGATAGGCGCCGAGGACCCAGCCGTCCACACCGGAGTCGAAGTTCACCAGGAAGAGCGGATACGGGTCGGTGCTGGTGATCGCGCTCGGGCCGTCGACGATCGTGCCCTGCGCGCCGCCGCGTTGCCTGCCGAGTTGCCGCGAGCGCCGCGACGCCAGCGAGAAGACCTGCACCCACCTGTCGGCGGAGATGCGCTGGCCGATCGCGCTGCTGGTGCTCACCGCGAGCGCGGGATCCAGTGCCTCGGAGCGCGTCGGCACCGCATCGGCGTTGCTGGTGGGGGCGTCAGCGCACCCGACGGCGAGCGCTGTGATGCAGGTGACGTAGAGCGCCGCGAGGCGGCGCGACAACTTGTGCTTGAACGGCATGAGGACCTCCGGGGGTGTGGCCCGCCGGAGGTCCCGTAATGCGGGGCCGCCAGCGGGTGACCAGCGTACTGGTCGAGGAGGCTGGCGACCCGGCTGGCATGCCGTCGATGACGACGGCGAAGCCCCGTGGCTCTGCGTCCCCGCCTTTCGACGGGTTTGCTCTGGGCAGCGCGTACGAGTTCGCGCGGCGAGGAACGCGCCGCACGAAGGGAATGCTCGCCGCGACCCGGGCGCTTCGGGAGGGGAGACGGCACAAAGTGATATCGACGTCCTCCCCCCAGCGTTTGCGTCCCCCGGTCCGTAAGCCCATTCTATAAGTCGCGTCACGCACGACGCGCGTTCAGGCGATGCAGGCGCCAGTCCTCTCGTTCCCTCGACGGCCGTCCTGCGGCAACGGCCGTCTCCCACGGAGTACCTCGTGAGAGCTTCCCGCACGCTCCTGAGCCTCGGTCTCCTGCTCGCCGGCGCACTGTCGGCCGGCGGACTCGGCGCCCAGCAATCCTCGCGCACCGAGCCCGTGACCGGGCTTCGCGACGCCGGCACCGGCTTCCACGCCCTCGTCGGCGCACGCGTCGTCACGTCACCCGGGCAGGTGCTCGACAGCGCCACCGTCGTCATCCGGAACGGCGTCATCACCGCCGTGGGGAAGAACCTGCGGCCGCCGGCCGGCGCGCGGATCTGGGACCTCAAGGGCCAGACCATCTACCCGGGCTTCATCGACGCCCATGCCGACCTCGGCATGGACGCG
This region of Gemmatimonadota bacterium genomic DNA includes:
- a CDS encoding ABC transporter ATP-binding protein, which gives rise to MTAAAPTAAPAAAGSRASTLPPDFRSRLQRVRRNLRKGLELAWGAGPRELIKFTVLGMVSATVQPVTVLLGSMLVSRIAGGSAAAVTFGDVVPIIIGLWTVSAVQRAIGAYQGYGRDLFVRRVQLEAERRLLRKASTIDVGHFDNSDWHDRLARAKRDVSWRPGDLTWSVLGLSGNIVTILLMAGILASLNWTLVLLALVAAVLSLFLERRNTVRMYEYFYQETPEEREREYLGNLLVEAKSTKEMRAYVLSDHLLGRHRRLSEELLQKRSAMYRAGANTSMITGLVTGTSLALAYAFVAWRGVHGQIDAGGIVLVIGAFGAVSGTLGSISSTFVAVDQHTTFLDDYFSFLAIEPLVPTPADPKPIPARLEQGIEFREVTFQYPGGHAPAVDGFSLTIRNGELLALVGENGAGKSTFVKLLLRFYDPDRGSIHLGGVDLRDVAPEVLRERIGVLFQDFATYELTVRENVRMGRPGAVEDDARVQKALRDARAEGLVSKLPSGLDSRTGRLFEGGHDLSGGEWQRLALARIMYRDADVWILDEPTSALDPEAEAAVFEELKANLKGRIGIVISHRFSTVRIADRIAVIDDGRVQELGTHEELLAARGRYARLFELQAAGYR
- a CDS encoding aryl-sulfate sulfotransferase produces the protein MSRAPGWAVAMRRLTTHLSEDFLGGPRPWTLAWVINAQKAGTFAFVGLCMWWYDNTSAAAWTYLALHGSYGLVWLLKDVAFPDPRWRTRVTIGGGLMSFLLVLGPYWLIAWLLIAGVSVPRYPLPDAAWFALCTTLCVLGCVTMIAADAQKYFTLRARPGLIVDGMHRYVRHPNYLGEMMVYGSFALLVWHWLPVVILAWVWVGVFSVNMIMKEASLSRFPEWTAYRARTRWVVPFLLSLALLPVACTDPSGPQSPSDVVSVVIDSTSLPLVKQVTVVMRTPAALRVTWGAPGTPVLTRTADSSAYIHRLLLPRLRPERAYVVEAKALTGTGAVRTAGFTTDTLPTVIRSIAINQTGTPSLPVALIEVVGATQFAGLLMIEEGQVVGWLPTVGSLFGATRRANGNIVTLEAASGLVERTLGGTTVHTLPQPTPAVPRPYGTIHHDVIPTPANTLFFIAMETRFVAPDSVVGESIWEWSPETGTVTKRWSAFDFLDWSTLRGARSVPGNWLHGNGLSIGPRNNVVMSLRNADQVISIAADFQSLEWRLGGNVGSLGLAPEDRPLGQHYVSEPTNGRVLVFDNGYERAGVRYSRAIEYQLDLANDTATKVWEYRHVPEIYAALVGSARRLPNGNTAVLFGMFAGHNGSTGPITAVEVTPSGVPVWRLTFGNQLTRLYRVTPVASLLGEEVGAFDRP
- a CDS encoding Ig-like domain-containing protein, which translates into the protein MPFKHKLSRRLAALYVTCITALAVGCADAPTSNADAVPTRSEALDPALAVSTSSAIGQRISADRWVQVFSLASRRSRQLGRQRGGAQGTIVDGPSAITSTDPYPLFLVNFDSGVDGWVLGAYLSLLAPLPAPTPTPTPTPTPTPAPVASITLTPASATVAIGATQQLAATLRDSASTVLTGRTVTWTSTNNAVATVSASGTVTGIATGTATVSASSEGRSATAAITVPAPPAPPGVSAANFASRWGTATGATQSAFLDTGSPTPWGFVCCSSNTNTTVTTAAALGLQQWPAGSNVYRVGVQSGTGIQTHQLVADLGAPTANSHRYFRYYLQVAYGDDHGSASESSIEHGVETSPSTSGGGRGLNMYRLPRNDGTWFPAFRDIASGWRYVASDLRLAKNRTYRLEWHVTYLAATYSLQIRIYDGAGVLVATENDFFQYVPTRNTAARLGAAQFAYAAADHRFFRVGTNGPGSNFPLANLRTDNLFLHGAVAVCATGWCGPVTP